The following proteins are co-located in the Bordetella bronchialis genome:
- a CDS encoding xanthine dehydrogenase family protein molybdopterin-binding subunit, with protein sequence MNTVAEASRAQVADIIGRATPRVDGPLKVSGQAMYTSDFHFPGMLYAVPVCSTIANGRIESLDTSAAQAMPGVRLILHRQNIGRLYRVQGAKVDEERPPFHDDVIRYYGQYVAAVIADTFEQATAAAAAVKVRYAEDKPAVDTRLSADTEIKVGSERGRVQTAYEAAPVKVDQTYVTPVETHNPIELHATVAVWDGESYTLYETSQAVDNHKAVMVQSLGTTPEKVRVISHFLGSGFGGKLWPWPHCMVAAVAARQLGRPVKLVVTRQMMFQNVGHRPITQQRIRLGATADGKLVSLQHDYLTQTSILDDYEENCAEATPHMYSTPNLRTASALCRRNMGTPTAMRGPGAVPGLFALESAMDELAVALNMDPVQLRLKNEPDHDESNGLPFSSRHLTECIQRGAEKFGWSRRTPEVGSMRRDGKILGWGMACCSWLGARQPTHARVELRADGSAHVSCGTQDIGTGTYTIMAQLVSAETGIPVDRIEVVLGDTALPPGPVSGGSTVTSSVIPAVFQATRAAVKSTLQTACKANEGEFSGREPDDLAFTQGRVHLKDQPADSGTPFAQIIAAADLRAIAGEGSETAGNFGNDPLKRKYSINSYGVHFAEVEWQPEIARLRVSRVVTVIDAGRILNPRPARNQIEGAVVMGVGMALFEHTVYDDRSGKPANSNLADYIVASNADTPEIDVTFLDYPDPVLNELGARGVGEIGLAGTAAAITNAIYHATGIRVRELPAMIEDLMQA encoded by the coding sequence ATGAATACAGTCGCAGAAGCTTCCCGCGCGCAGGTGGCCGACATCATCGGCCGCGCCACGCCGCGCGTGGACGGACCGCTGAAGGTCAGCGGCCAGGCCATGTACACCTCGGACTTCCACTTTCCGGGCATGCTTTACGCGGTACCCGTATGCAGCACCATCGCCAATGGCCGCATCGAGTCCCTGGATACCTCGGCGGCGCAGGCAATGCCGGGCGTCCGCCTGATCCTGCACCGGCAGAACATCGGCAGGCTTTACCGGGTACAGGGAGCCAAGGTGGACGAGGAACGGCCGCCTTTCCACGACGACGTCATCCGCTATTACGGGCAGTACGTCGCCGCAGTGATCGCGGACACCTTCGAGCAGGCCACGGCCGCCGCGGCGGCCGTCAAGGTGCGCTACGCCGAAGACAAGCCGGCGGTCGATACGCGCTTGTCCGCCGATACCGAGATCAAGGTGGGAAGCGAGCGGGGTCGCGTGCAGACCGCCTACGAGGCCGCGCCGGTGAAGGTCGACCAGACCTACGTGACGCCGGTGGAAACCCACAACCCCATCGAGCTGCATGCCACGGTGGCCGTGTGGGACGGCGAAAGCTACACGCTGTACGAGACCTCGCAGGCCGTGGACAACCACAAGGCCGTCATGGTGCAGTCGCTGGGCACCACGCCGGAGAAGGTGCGGGTGATATCGCATTTCCTGGGATCCGGCTTCGGCGGCAAGCTGTGGCCGTGGCCGCATTGCATGGTAGCCGCCGTGGCGGCGCGCCAGCTGGGCCGGCCCGTCAAACTGGTGGTGACGCGGCAGATGATGTTCCAGAATGTCGGCCATCGCCCCATCACCCAGCAGCGCATACGGCTGGGAGCGACGGCGGACGGTAAGCTGGTGTCGCTGCAGCATGACTACCTGACCCAGACGTCCATCCTGGACGACTACGAGGAAAACTGCGCGGAAGCCACGCCGCATATGTACAGCACGCCCAACCTGCGCACCGCTTCGGCACTGTGCCGGCGCAATATGGGCACGCCCACGGCCATGCGCGGACCGGGCGCCGTGCCCGGCTTGTTCGCGCTGGAGTCGGCCATGGACGAGCTGGCGGTCGCGTTGAACATGGACCCGGTGCAACTGCGCCTGAAGAACGAGCCCGATCATGACGAAAGCAATGGCCTGCCGTTTTCGTCGCGGCACCTGACCGAATGCATCCAGCGCGGCGCCGAAAAGTTCGGCTGGTCGCGCCGCACGCCCGAGGTCGGTTCCATGCGGCGCGATGGGAAGATACTGGGATGGGGCATGGCCTGCTGCTCGTGGCTGGGCGCGCGCCAGCCGACCCATGCCCGGGTGGAGCTGCGTGCCGACGGATCCGCGCATGTGTCCTGCGGCACCCAGGATATCGGCACCGGGACCTACACCATCATGGCGCAGCTGGTCAGCGCGGAGACCGGCATCCCCGTCGACCGCATCGAGGTCGTGCTGGGCGACACGGCGCTGCCGCCCGGCCCGGTCTCCGGCGGATCCACCGTGACCTCATCGGTGATTCCGGCCGTGTTCCAGGCCACGCGGGCTGCCGTCAAGTCGACGCTGCAGACCGCCTGCAAGGCCAACGAGGGCGAGTTCTCCGGCCGCGAACCCGATGACCTGGCCTTCACCCAGGGCCGCGTGCATCTGAAGGACCAGCCGGCCGACAGCGGCACACCCTTCGCGCAGATCATCGCGGCCGCCGACCTGCGCGCCATCGCGGGCGAAGGCAGCGAAACCGCTGGCAACTTCGGCAACGATCCGCTCAAGCGGAAGTACTCCATCAATTCCTATGGCGTCCATTTCGCCGAGGTCGAATGGCAGCCGGAAATCGCGCGCCTGCGCGTCAGCCGCGTGGTGACCGTGATCGACGCCGGCCGCATCCTGAACCCGCGTCCCGCGCGCAACCAGATCGAAGGCGCGGTGGTGATGGGTGTGGGCATGGCCCTGTTCGAGCACACGGTCTACGATGACCGGTCCGGCAAGCCGGCCAACAGCAACCTGGCCGACTATATCGTGGCGTCGAACGCGGATACGCCGGAGATCGATGTGACCTTCCTGGATTATCCGGATCCGGTGCTCAACGAGCTGGGCGCACGTGGCGTGGGAGAGATCGGTCTGGCCGGCACGGCCGCGGCCATCACGAATGCCATCTATCACGCCACCGGCATAAGGGTGCGCGAGCTTCCCGCGATGATCGAGGACCTGATGCAGGCCTGA
- a CDS encoding FAD binding domain-containing protein — protein MEMFQLTRASDVQDAVRAGAAARTAQQGADVRFLAGGTTLIDLMKLDVERPAHVIDISRLALDRIEPRPDGGVRIGAMVRNADLANDATIKRDYAVLSQALLAGASAQLRNMATTGGNLLQRTRCVYFRDTAAACNKREPGSGCAAIGGYNRNLAILGTSEHCIASNPSDMNVALMALEATVHIQGVQGERAVPIGEFYTLPGDTPDRETVLQPGDLVTHVSLPAPAPGSRSVYLKLRDRASYEFALASAAVVATVEQGAIAQVRVALGGVGTRPWRSPEAEAVLRGQAPGEPLFRAAADAALKEARPQSQNAFKIELARRCLVQTLKQATQAA, from the coding sequence ATGGAAATGTTCCAGTTGACGCGCGCGAGCGATGTGCAGGACGCGGTACGCGCGGGCGCGGCCGCGCGTACCGCGCAACAGGGCGCGGACGTGCGCTTCCTGGCGGGCGGCACCACCTTGATCGACCTGATGAAGCTGGACGTCGAGCGTCCCGCCCATGTCATCGATATCAGCAGGCTGGCGCTCGACCGCATCGAACCGCGGCCCGACGGCGGCGTGCGCATAGGCGCGATGGTGCGCAACGCCGATCTGGCCAATGACGCGACGATCAAGCGCGATTACGCGGTGCTGTCGCAGGCCTTGCTGGCCGGCGCTTCGGCGCAACTGCGCAATATGGCCACCACGGGCGGCAATCTGCTGCAGCGCACGCGCTGCGTGTATTTCCGCGATACCGCCGCCGCCTGCAACAAGCGCGAGCCGGGCTCCGGCTGCGCGGCCATCGGCGGCTACAACCGCAACCTGGCCATCCTGGGCACCAGCGAACATTGCATCGCCAGCAATCCGTCGGACATGAACGTCGCCCTCATGGCGCTGGAGGCCACCGTGCATATCCAGGGCGTGCAGGGCGAGCGCGCCGTGCCGATAGGCGAGTTCTATACCTTGCCAGGCGATACGCCGGATCGGGAGACGGTGCTGCAGCCCGGCGACCTGGTCACGCATGTGAGCTTGCCGGCGCCCGCGCCCGGCAGCCGGTCCGTATACCTGAAGCTGCGCGATCGCGCCTCCTACGAGTTCGCGCTGGCGTCGGCGGCGGTGGTCGCCACGGTGGAGCAGGGCGCCATAGCGCAGGTGCGCGTCGCGCTGGGCGGCGTGGGCACGCGCCCGTGGCGCTCGCCCGAAGCGGAAGCCGTGTTGCGCGGGCAGGCGCCGGGCGAGCCGCTGTTTCGCGCCGCCGCGGATGCCGCGCTCAAGGAGGCGCGTCCGCAAAGCCAGAACGCCTTCAAGATCGAGCTGGCGCGCCGCTGCCTGGTCCAGACGCTGAAACAGGCCACGCAGGCCGCCTAA
- a CDS encoding (2Fe-2S)-binding protein, giving the protein MPSASPPQRPHGGPQDGLNRPARRTFLAGMGAAGLSATAAAHLVADASASGGQAAEAPSTDSPAAQAPKGTIPMQLTVNGQAHQLNLDPRTTLLDALREHLHLTGTKKGCDHGQCGACTVHVNGRRVNSCLSFAATHEGDTITTIEGLGQPGQLHPMQAAFVEHDGYQCGYCTSGQIMSAVAMLKEPWGQADAEVREAMSGNICRCGAYPNIVAAIQDARRKV; this is encoded by the coding sequence ATGCCATCAGCTTCCCCTCCCCAACGGCCGCACGGAGGCCCGCAGGACGGCCTGAACCGTCCTGCACGAAGGACCTTCCTGGCCGGCATGGGCGCCGCCGGCCTGTCGGCGACCGCGGCGGCCCATCTGGTCGCCGATGCGTCCGCCTCGGGCGGCCAGGCCGCCGAAGCGCCATCCACCGATAGTCCGGCCGCGCAAGCGCCGAAAGGAACGATACCCATGCAACTGACCGTGAACGGCCAAGCCCACCAGTTGAATCTGGATCCGCGCACCACCCTGCTGGATGCGCTGCGCGAACATCTGCATCTGACCGGCACCAAGAAGGGTTGCGACCACGGCCAATGCGGCGCTTGCACCGTGCACGTCAATGGCCGGCGCGTGAATTCCTGTCTGAGCTTCGCCGCGACGCATGAAGGCGACACGATCACCACCATCGAGGGGCTGGGCCAGCCCGGCCAGCTCCATCCCATGCAGGCCGCCTTCGTCGAGCACGACGGCTATCAGTGCGGCTATTGCACCTCGGGCCAGATCATGTCCGCTGTGGCCATGCTGAAAGAGCCGTGGGGGCAGGCGGATGCGGAGGTCCGCGAAGCCATGAGCGGGAATATCTGCCGCTGCGGCGCGTATCCGAATATCGTCGCGGCCATCCAGGACGCGCGGCGCAAGGTCTAG
- a CDS encoding ATP-binding protein — MRVLKTRLLNAILWLASLLGLALPGDANAGQALELPPNQEVAISLQPYAEAYEDSTGRLDFDQIRELHEKNPEIFQPAEIQRPARARLGSAWWLRTDIANASDRMRRVVVVAGPPNLEEVDFYVAQAGQELHTRAGTRVPILQQQDLTRYPALRLQMAAGDTARIWIRIKSPTPYTLTPVAYTDRLFRTAMHTTMAYDGILVGAGSALVWCTMLVAIVGRRMPFFWLSAIAAGALLREAAAREYLQRLTLPLDGNWGYRLEFTLDVIHLALCALFIRSAARREIISIPGTRVYTNAVAGLSGGLLIAALLPGQAAWPVQTAVWLYQALAAALSLCLLGSAVMLAGPARLRAGRPTDTHAQVTAALLALAGIFIALDAAVRTIGPLLPTPLIPVTLILDSGSPPLALLGVAGNLTVLTLWAARLSGNPWRTRIAAHVSPDVLARPVAEAGSGGAIRMPPGAAPDVPVPPANTVPPPAGLPPGSVDRPAPAHPRGALPTAASGTVPGASDAAPRRDAEGSIGDDRQALILSYVGHDLRAPLAIISGYIRMLRQAATPHQHAYLDVIERSVAHQFELVDEILAYSKSELQPFTVSAESVELRPLMEEFAHFGIALCTHQRNRFEYLPVPRLPALVLLDVKRLRQAVLNLLSNAAKFTSEGIVRLDARVRGMDGPRPELDIGVFNDGMHIPEADQGRIFVAFRQLHRREAGLGLGLFIVERIATAMGGSIDVESAPERGTRFTLTVPVKLVDRTLVATRPIGGAPMPAAGGPARQLEAPPLAVRLVLARLARDGELSEIEAWVSGTRDAYPQYTTFYDEVARCVDSFDMECLLRLALQGTTGP, encoded by the coding sequence ATGCGGGTACTCAAAACACGACTCCTGAACGCTATCCTTTGGCTGGCGTCCTTATTGGGACTGGCGCTGCCAGGGGACGCGAACGCGGGCCAGGCGCTGGAGCTGCCCCCCAACCAGGAAGTCGCTATCTCGCTGCAACCGTACGCAGAGGCTTACGAGGACTCCACCGGCCGCCTCGATTTCGACCAGATACGCGAACTGCACGAGAAAAACCCCGAAATCTTCCAACCGGCGGAAATCCAAAGACCGGCCCGCGCGCGCCTGGGCTCGGCCTGGTGGCTGCGGACCGACATCGCGAACGCAAGCGACCGCATGCGCCGCGTGGTGGTGGTCGCCGGGCCGCCCAATCTTGAAGAGGTGGATTTCTACGTCGCGCAGGCCGGGCAGGAACTGCACACGCGCGCGGGCACGCGAGTACCGATTCTGCAGCAGCAGGACCTGACCCGCTATCCGGCATTGCGCCTGCAGATGGCAGCCGGAGATACCGCCCGTATATGGATAAGAATCAAAAGTCCCACGCCTTACACGCTCACGCCTGTGGCGTATACAGACCGTCTGTTCCGTACGGCCATGCACACCACGATGGCTTACGACGGAATTCTGGTCGGCGCCGGGAGTGCACTGGTCTGGTGCACTATGTTGGTGGCGATCGTCGGGCGGCGGATGCCGTTTTTTTGGTTATCGGCGATCGCCGCCGGCGCCCTGCTGCGCGAAGCCGCCGCGCGCGAATACCTGCAACGCCTGACCCTGCCACTGGACGGCAACTGGGGTTACCGGCTCGAGTTCACGCTGGACGTCATTCATCTGGCGCTTTGCGCCCTCTTCATCCGCAGCGCGGCGCGCCGTGAAATTATTTCCATACCCGGCACGCGCGTGTACACGAATGCCGTGGCGGGGCTCTCCGGCGGTTTGCTGATCGCCGCGCTACTGCCAGGGCAGGCGGCATGGCCGGTGCAGACCGCGGTGTGGCTATACCAGGCCTTGGCCGCCGCGCTTTCGCTGTGCCTGCTGGGATCCGCCGTTATGCTGGCCGGCCCGGCGCGCTTGCGGGCGGGCCGGCCAACGGACACCCATGCGCAGGTCACCGCCGCGCTGCTCGCACTGGCGGGGATATTCATCGCGCTGGACGCGGCCGTCCGGACCATCGGCCCGCTATTGCCCACGCCCCTGATCCCCGTCACTCTGATCCTGGATTCCGGATCGCCGCCGCTGGCGCTGCTGGGGGTGGCGGGCAACCTGACCGTGCTCACGCTGTGGGCCGCGCGGCTATCGGGCAATCCATGGCGCACGCGCATCGCCGCCCATGTATCGCCGGATGTCCTGGCGCGCCCCGTCGCCGAAGCGGGTAGCGGCGGCGCGATCCGCATGCCTCCAGGCGCCGCACCCGACGTGCCGGTACCGCCGGCGAATACCGTGCCGCCGCCCGCCGGCCTGCCGCCGGGATCCGTGGACCGGCCGGCGCCCGCGCATCCGCGGGGGGCCTTGCCGACCGCGGCATCCGGCACGGTGCCGGGCGCGTCCGATGCGGCGCCAAGGCGGGACGCGGAGGGCTCGATCGGCGACGACCGCCAGGCATTGATCCTGAGCTATGTCGGCCACGACCTGCGCGCGCCGCTCGCCATCATCAGCGGTTATATCCGCATGCTGCGGCAAGCCGCCACGCCCCACCAGCATGCCTATCTGGACGTCATCGAACGAAGTGTCGCGCACCAGTTCGAGCTGGTCGACGAGATACTGGCCTACAGCAAGTCCGAACTGCAGCCCTTCACCGTCAGCGCGGAGTCCGTCGAGCTGCGCCCGCTCATGGAAGAATTCGCCCACTTCGGCATCGCGCTGTGCACGCACCAACGGAACCGCTTCGAGTATCTGCCGGTGCCCAGGCTGCCGGCCCTGGTATTGCTGGACGTGAAGCGACTGCGCCAGGCCGTGCTGAACCTCCTGAGCAATGCCGCCAAGTTCACCAGCGAGGGGATCGTGCGGCTGGATGCGCGCGTGCGCGGCATGGACGGGCCTCGGCCCGAGCTGGATATCGGCGTCTTCAACGATGGCATGCATATCCCGGAAGCGGACCAGGGACGCATTTTCGTGGCATTTCGGCAACTGCATCGCCGCGAAGCGGGCCTGGGCCTGGGCTTGTTCATCGTCGAACGCATCGCCACGGCCATGGGCGGCTCCATCGACGTGGAAAGCGCCCCGGAGCGCGGCACCCGCTTCACGCTCACCGTGCCGGTCAAACTGGTCGACCGGACGCTCGTCGCCACGCGGCCCATAGGCGGGGCGCCCATGCCGGCTGCCGGCGGGCCCGCGCGGCAACTCGAGGCGCCGCCGCTGGCCGTGCGCCTGGTGCTGGCGCGCCTGGCGCGCGACGGCGAACTTTCCGAAATCGAAGCCTGGGTGAGCGGAACACGCGACGCCTATCCGCAGTACACGACCTTCTACGACGAGGTCGCCCGGTGCGTGGACAGCTTCGACATGGAGTGCCTGCTGCGCCTGGCACTGCAAGGCACCACAGGCCCCTAG
- a CDS encoding tripartite tricarboxylate transporter permease: MDLLQNLALGFSVAVSPENLLYALLGCILGTLVGVLPGLGPVPTIAMLLPITYVLPPIAGLIMLAGIYYGTQYGGSTTAILVNLPGETSAVVTTLDGHQMARNGRGGAALALAAIGSFFAGTVATTIIAAFAPPLAEVAFKFGPAEYFSLMVLGLVGAVVLASGSLPKAIAMILLGLLLGMVGTDVNSGVARYDFGIPELQDGIDFAIVAMGVFGFAEIMTNLELKDKRVDISDKVGSLYPSRKEFREAAPAILRGTALGSCLGILPGGGATLSAFASYTLEKKVSREPQRFGKGHPAGLAGPESANNAGAQTSFIPLLTLGIPGNAVMALMVGAMTIHNIQPGPQVMSSHPELFWGLIASMWIGNLMLVVLNLPLVGLWIKLLKVPYRVLFPAILVFCTIGVYSLNYNSFDIFVTAVFGAIGYLWAKLKCEGAPLLLGLVLGPMMEENFRRALLLSRGDFTTFITRPLSACLLAAAAALIVIVALPSIRKKREETFVEET; this comes from the coding sequence GTGGATCTTCTGCAAAATCTCGCGTTGGGTTTTTCGGTCGCCGTATCGCCGGAAAACCTGCTCTATGCCTTGCTCGGCTGCATCCTCGGGACGTTGGTCGGCGTGCTGCCCGGCCTGGGACCCGTGCCCACCATCGCGATGCTGCTGCCCATTACCTACGTGCTGCCCCCTATCGCCGGGCTGATCATGCTGGCCGGCATCTACTACGGCACGCAATATGGCGGGTCCACCACGGCCATCCTGGTCAATCTGCCGGGCGAGACATCCGCCGTGGTGACCACGCTGGACGGCCACCAGATGGCACGCAACGGCCGTGGCGGCGCGGCCCTGGCCCTGGCAGCGATCGGTTCATTCTTTGCGGGTACCGTGGCCACCACCATCATTGCCGCTTTCGCGCCGCCACTGGCCGAAGTGGCATTCAAGTTCGGGCCCGCCGAGTATTTTTCCCTGATGGTGCTTGGGCTGGTGGGCGCGGTCGTATTGGCCTCGGGCTCGCTGCCCAAGGCCATCGCAATGATCCTGCTGGGATTGTTGCTGGGCATGGTCGGCACGGACGTGAACTCCGGCGTCGCGCGCTATGACTTCGGCATTCCGGAATTGCAGGACGGCATCGACTTCGCCATCGTCGCCATGGGCGTGTTCGGCTTCGCCGAAATCATGACCAACCTGGAGCTCAAGGATAAGCGCGTCGATATCTCCGACAAGGTGGGATCGCTGTATCCGAGCCGCAAGGAATTCCGCGAGGCCGCCCCGGCCATTCTTCGCGGCACGGCGCTGGGCTCTTGCCTGGGCATCCTGCCGGGCGGCGGCGCGACCCTGTCGGCATTCGCCTCGTATACGCTGGAAAAGAAGGTATCGCGCGAGCCGCAGCGTTTCGGCAAGGGCCATCCGGCCGGCCTGGCGGGCCCGGAATCGGCGAACAACGCCGGCGCGCAAACCTCTTTCATCCCGCTGCTGACGCTGGGCATCCCGGGCAATGCCGTGATGGCCCTGATGGTGGGCGCGATGACGATCCACAACATCCAGCCCGGTCCCCAGGTGATGAGCAGCCACCCCGAGCTGTTCTGGGGCCTGATCGCCTCGATGTGGATCGGCAACCTGATGCTGGTGGTGCTGAACCTGCCGCTGGTCGGGCTGTGGATCAAACTGCTGAAAGTGCCCTACCGCGTACTGTTTCCGGCGATCCTGGTCTTCTGCACGATTGGCGTCTACTCCTTGAATTACAACTCCTTCGACATCTTCGTCACGGCGGTATTCGGCGCCATCGGCTATCTCTGGGCCAAGCTGAAGTGCGAAGGCGCGCCCTTGTTGCTGGGCCTGGTGCTGGGCCCGATGATGGAGGAAAACTTCCGCCGGGCCTTGCTGCTGTCGCGCGGCGATTTCACGACCTTCATCACGCGGCCGCTGTCCGCCTGCCTGCTTGCCGCCGCCGCGGCGCTGATCGTGATCGTGGCCTTGCCGTCCATACGCAAGAAGCGCGAGGAGACCTTCGTCGAGGAAACCTAG
- a CDS encoding amino acid adenylation domain-containing protein produces MRTPFSLDSIDRGSRAMPARRAIIHGHRACTHAELQAASGRVAARLRDLGVGPGAIVGIALDRSIEWVAAMLGILKCGAAYLPLDPAYPEERLALYIADSGARHIIADAAHRHLGGDRALTMEELANGAYVDEAGSPGAPPVATGPSEPSVDGGHPAYVLYTSGSTGRPKGVVVSRDALAYQMAWFVGEFACTADDVFLQKTPTAFDASVWEYLAPLSVGATMVIADNTPDAIAEAARRHGATLLQVVPAMLRVLAEPAALRDLASLRLLFSGGEPLPRGLVDQVHGHLPIPVVNLYGPTEATVQCAFHVCEPGDGDTRDPVPLGRPLPGTAFHIDAADAESGAGELIVEGPGVAQGYRGQPELTATRFGVSRTGGRTYRTGDRVMRDGRGDYLFLGRGDNQVKLRGLRIELEEIEQALLRAMPALRGAMAIVNPAQQIELFVDAGTMPWDEAAARAALAGALPAYMQPALYTVLDRLPALPNGKWDRAALSRLSACGAARVVDSSRDDAASPTRQAPAQDEVADRVRAAWSALLPRDMGDDSHFFRGGGHSLLAMQLIAALNRDFGLALSASALFSQPTLGSLIGMVRAAVADAARRGAGPGFVKLAGRAGAPRVWFIHPAGGGIWCYRDIAEAASGVESYGIACEPLDQAGGYETDLRRMAHRYADRILARQSDEPVILCGYSFGGNVAYEMAVYLQSQGVEPALLALLDTYISRPTGQDTLDFIASYARKLVDGGAQAPSRAALAAMPVGARNKLLLEMGVRGGHLPADATLRDVEQGLAIWIANNQAAETHVPRDAFEGPALFIRCTGNIRDSLPGWPPLLKWLHVQDVPADHYTLYRPPVAPYIAALIESAIQRSLQGKVHAVA; encoded by the coding sequence ATGCGCACGCCGTTCTCTCTCGATTCCATCGACCGTGGCTCTCGCGCCATGCCCGCGCGCCGCGCCATCATCCACGGCCACCGCGCCTGCACCCATGCGGAACTGCAGGCGGCGTCCGGGCGCGTGGCCGCACGGCTGCGCGACCTGGGCGTCGGCCCGGGCGCCATCGTCGGCATCGCGCTGGACCGCTCGATCGAATGGGTCGCCGCCATGCTGGGTATCCTGAAATGCGGCGCCGCCTATCTGCCGCTGGACCCGGCATATCCGGAGGAACGGCTTGCGCTGTACATCGCGGACAGCGGGGCCCGCCACATCATCGCCGATGCCGCGCACCGCCACCTTGGCGGGGACCGCGCCCTGACGATGGAGGAACTGGCGAACGGCGCGTACGTGGATGAAGCCGGCTCGCCCGGGGCCCCGCCGGTGGCGACAGGCCCGTCCGAGCCATCCGTGGACGGCGGCCATCCCGCCTATGTGCTCTATACGTCCGGTTCCACCGGCCGCCCCAAGGGCGTGGTCGTTTCCCGCGACGCCCTCGCGTACCAGATGGCCTGGTTCGTCGGCGAGTTCGCGTGCACCGCCGACGACGTCTTCCTGCAGAAGACGCCCACGGCGTTCGACGCATCGGTGTGGGAATACCTGGCGCCGTTGAGCGTGGGCGCCACCATGGTCATCGCCGACAACACGCCCGACGCCATTGCCGAGGCGGCCCGCCGGCACGGCGCCACGCTATTGCAGGTGGTCCCGGCCATGCTGCGCGTGTTGGCCGAGCCGGCGGCGCTGCGCGACCTGGCCAGCCTGCGGCTGCTGTTCAGCGGCGGCGAGCCCCTGCCCCGCGGCCTGGTCGACCAGGTCCATGGGCACCTGCCCATCCCCGTCGTCAACCTGTACGGGCCGACCGAAGCCACCGTCCAATGCGCTTTCCACGTGTGCGAGCCCGGCGACGGCGACACCCGCGATCCGGTGCCGCTGGGACGCCCCCTGCCCGGCACGGCCTTCCACATCGACGCCGCCGACGCCGAAAGCGGCGCCGGCGAACTGATCGTAGAGGGCCCCGGGGTGGCGCAGGGCTATCGCGGCCAGCCCGAATTGACCGCGACGCGCTTCGGCGTCTCGCGGACGGGCGGGCGCACATACCGCACGGGCGACCGCGTCATGCGGGACGGCCGTGGCGACTACCTGTTCCTGGGCCGCGGCGACAACCAGGTCAAGCTGCGCGGACTGCGGATAGAGCTGGAGGAAATCGAACAGGCGCTGCTACGCGCGATGCCGGCGCTGCGCGGCGCCATGGCGATCGTCAACCCCGCCCAGCAGATCGAGCTCTTCGTCGATGCCGGCACGATGCCCTGGGACGAAGCCGCCGCTCGCGCGGCATTGGCGGGCGCGCTGCCCGCCTACATGCAGCCGGCCCTGTACACCGTGCTGGACCGCCTGCCGGCACTGCCCAACGGCAAATGGGACCGCGCTGCCCTGAGCCGCTTGAGCGCATGCGGCGCAGCCCGGGTCGTCGATAGCAGCCGCGACGATGCCGCCTCCCCGACGCGGCAGGCCCCCGCCCAGGACGAGGTCGCAGACCGCGTTCGCGCGGCCTGGTCCGCGCTGCTGCCCCGGGACATGGGCGACGACAGCCACTTCTTCCGCGGCGGCGGCCATTCCCTGCTTGCCATGCAATTGATCGCCGCGCTGAACCGGGACTTCGGCCTGGCGCTTTCCGCCAGCGCGCTGTTCTCGCAACCCACGCTGGGCAGCCTGATCGGCATGGTGCGCGCGGCCGTGGCCGACGCCGCACGCCGCGGCGCCGGCCCGGGCTTCGTCAAACTGGCAGGACGCGCGGGCGCGCCGCGGGTGTGGTTCATCCATCCGGCCGGCGGCGGCATCTGGTGCTATCGCGACATCGCCGAAGCGGCCAGCGGGGTGGAATCCTATGGCATCGCCTGCGAGCCGCTGGACCAGGCCGGCGGCTATGAAACGGACCTGAGACGCATGGCCCATCGCTACGCGGACCGCATCCTGGCGCGGCAATCCGACGAACCGGTGATCCTGTGCGGCTACAGCTTCGGCGGCAATGTGGCCTATGAAATGGCGGTGTACCTTCAATCCCAGGGCGTGGAGCCCGCCTTGCTGGCATTGCTGGACACCTACATCAGCCGGCCCACCGGCCAGGACACACTGGACTTCATCGCCAGTTATGCGCGCAAGCTGGTCGACGGCGGCGCCCAGGCGCCCTCGCGTGCCGCCCTGGCGGCCATGCCGGTGGGCGCACGCAACAAACTGCTGCTCGAGATGGGCGTGCGCGGCGGCCATCTGCCCGCCGACGCCACGCTGCGGGATGTGGAGCAAGGCCTGGCGATATGGATCGCCAACAACCAGGCGGCCGAAACGCACGTTCCGCGCGATGCCTTCGAAGGGCCCGCCTTGTTCATCCGCTGCACGGGCAATATCCGCGACAGCCTGCCAGGGTGGCCGCCGCTGCTGAAGTGGCTGCACGTGCAGGACGTGCCGGCCGACCACTACACGCTGTACCGGCCGCCCGTCGCGCCCTACATCGCCGCCTTGATCGAGTCGGCGATCCAGCGCTCGCTGCAGGGCAAGGTCCATGCCGTGGCCTAG